The following are from one region of the Advenella mimigardefordensis DPN7 genome:
- the otnI gene encoding 2-oxo-tetronate isomerase, with the protein MLKFAANLSLLYTEVPFLERYAQAAEDGFRGVECLFPYDEEAHAIARQLQDHGLQQVLINAPPGVAAAGEKGLACLPGRQTECLDGVKKAIDYALILGVPRIHVMAGIVRDRGAYAAAQEQYLDTLSKAASLLQGAGLDLMIEPINPIDMPGYFLSGQAQARDVLAQVNMDNLRIQMDLYHCQRTEGDVTRQLAESIGAGLVGHMQIAGAPDRHEPDTGELNYSYVFTQLEALGYDGWIGCEYRPAHGTREGLGWLQRYRSAAAAAAQPAAAGQRQNIYRTRNE; encoded by the coding sequence ATGTTGAAATTTGCTGCAAATCTGTCCTTGCTGTATACCGAAGTACCTTTCCTGGAGCGCTACGCGCAGGCCGCAGAGGATGGCTTCAGGGGCGTTGAATGCCTGTTCCCCTATGATGAAGAGGCGCATGCTATCGCCCGTCAGTTGCAGGACCATGGTCTGCAGCAGGTGCTGATTAATGCACCGCCGGGTGTTGCGGCGGCGGGTGAGAAAGGGCTGGCCTGCCTGCCGGGTCGCCAGACCGAATGCCTGGATGGCGTAAAAAAAGCCATTGATTACGCATTGATCCTGGGGGTGCCGCGCATTCATGTGATGGCCGGGATTGTGCGTGACCGGGGTGCCTATGCGGCGGCACAGGAACAGTATCTGGACACGTTATCCAAAGCGGCTTCGTTGCTGCAGGGTGCCGGTCTGGATCTGATGATCGAACCGATCAATCCGATAGACATGCCCGGTTATTTTTTGTCGGGCCAGGCGCAGGCGCGCGATGTGCTGGCGCAGGTCAATATGGATAATCTGCGGATCCAGATGGACCTTTACCATTGCCAGCGTACCGAAGGCGACGTCACTCGTCAGCTTGCCGAATCGATCGGCGCCGGGCTGGTTGGCCATATGCAAATTGCGGGCGCTCCGGACCGCCATGAACCCGATACCGGTGAACTGAATTATTCATATGTGTTCACACAACTGGAAGCGCTGGGTTACGACGGCTGGATTGGCTGCGAGTACCGGCCGGCCCACGGTACCCGGGAAGGGCTGGGCTGGCTGCAGCGTTACAGGTCGGCTGCCGCAGCGGCAGCGCAGCCTGCAGCAGCCGGACAAAGACAGAACATATATAGGACACGGAATGAGTAA
- a CDS encoding Ldh family oxidoreductase, with translation MSTISLSSLTTLAKDTLEAAGANPDMAETTARALVFADAHGIATHGVSRVPSYALHLSSGRADGAAVPEIVQEKASALLVDARTGLAFPACELAITKATEKARQTGICIAGVTNSHHFGMAAYHLEPVAHAGLIGLAFSNSPSAITAWGGKRPLFGTNPIAAAFPREQAEPVVIDLSLSQVARGKVILAARDNKPIPDGWALDSEGRPTNDAKAALKGSMQAAGGVKGSMLALMVEVLCVALTGAHFGYEADPLYDDTGNEPRLGQVFILIDPKALAGQQTYFNRLEDLIAAMLEDDGVRLPGARRHDLANTAQEEGVTVPDSLLAQMGYE, from the coding sequence ATGAGCACAATTTCACTTTCTTCCCTGACTACTTTAGCAAAGGATACCCTGGAGGCGGCCGGCGCCAATCCGGATATGGCCGAGACAACCGCCAGGGCGCTGGTTTTTGCGGATGCGCACGGCATTGCCACGCATGGCGTATCGCGGGTGCCCAGCTATGCCTTGCACTTGTCCTCGGGACGGGCCGACGGGGCTGCAGTACCGGAAATTGTGCAGGAAAAGGCGTCGGCGCTGCTGGTTGATGCGCGTACCGGACTGGCTTTTCCGGCCTGCGAACTGGCCATTACCAAGGCCACAGAAAAAGCCAGACAGACCGGCATTTGCATTGCCGGCGTGACCAACAGTCATCACTTCGGCATGGCGGCCTATCATCTGGAGCCGGTAGCCCATGCGGGCCTGATCGGGCTGGCCTTCAGCAACTCGCCATCGGCCATTACCGCCTGGGGTGGCAAGCGGCCGCTGTTTGGCACCAATCCCATTGCTGCGGCCTTTCCGCGTGAGCAGGCCGAGCCGGTGGTGATTGACCTGTCTTTGTCACAAGTCGCCCGTGGGAAAGTGATTCTGGCCGCACGTGATAATAAACCCATTCCCGATGGCTGGGCCCTCGATAGCGAAGGCCGGCCCACCAATGACGCCAAGGCCGCGCTCAAGGGCAGTATGCAGGCCGCCGGCGGCGTCAAAGGGTCTATGCTGGCCCTGATGGTCGAAGTGCTGTGCGTGGCGCTGACCGGGGCCCATTTCGGCTATGAGGCCGACCCGCTGTATGACGACACCGGCAATGAACCCAGGCTCGGCCAGGTCTTTATCCTGATCGATCCGAAGGCCCTTGCCGGTCAGCAGACGTATTTCAATCGTCTTGAGGATCTGATCGCTGCCATGCTGGAAGATGACGGGGTTCGCCTGCCCGGCGCACGCCGCCATGATCTGGCCAATACCGCTCAGGAAGAGGGCGTTACGGTGCCGGATAGCCTGCTGGCACAAATGGGATATGAATGA
- the eda gene encoding bifunctional 4-hydroxy-2-oxoglutarate aldolase/2-dehydro-3-deoxy-phosphogluconate aldolase, producing the protein MDTLAILKRGPVMPVMVIQSVDEALQVTRALLDGGINTFEITLRTPAALDGVREMVKAFPDALIGVGTVRNADQLDAALQAGARFAVSPGLPAALLPALAANKVPFLPGVATPTEAMNAFDAGFAAQKLFPAEAVGGVPLLKSLHSPLPDIVFCPTGGIHAANAATYLALPNVACVGGSWLAPAELVKAGDWQGITTLAAGALAQAKQA; encoded by the coding sequence GTGGATACACTTGCTATTCTCAAACGCGGTCCGGTCATGCCGGTCATGGTGATTCAGTCGGTCGATGAGGCCCTGCAGGTTACCCGGGCGTTGCTCGATGGCGGCATCAACACATTTGAAATCACACTGCGTACGCCTGCCGCACTCGATGGCGTACGGGAAATGGTCAAGGCGTTTCCGGACGCATTGATCGGCGTGGGTACAGTACGGAACGCAGACCAGCTGGATGCGGCGCTGCAGGCGGGCGCCCGCTTTGCGGTGTCGCCGGGTCTGCCGGCGGCGCTGTTGCCGGCGCTGGCTGCCAACAAGGTGCCGTTTCTGCCTGGCGTGGCGACGCCCACCGAGGCCATGAACGCCTTTGATGCCGGCTTTGCAGCCCAGAAGCTTTTTCCGGCAGAGGCCGTCGGCGGGGTACCATTGCTCAAATCGCTGCACAGCCCGCTGCCCGATATCGTCTTTTGCCCGACAGGCGGGATTCATGCGGCCAATGCGGCGACCTATCTGGCGCTACCTAACGTAGCCTGCGTGGGTGGCTCCTGGCTGGCACCCGCCGAACTGGTGAAGGCGGGCGACTGGCAGGGCATCACGACGCTGGCCGCAGGCGCGCTGGCTCAGGCAAAGCAGGCCTGA
- a CDS encoding FAD-binding oxidoreductase, giving the protein MTVLDQKAIRSLPEAAIAAFRDRFGDRFITSMAVREHHGTDESPYPVCPPEAVIFPRDTDEVVDAVKICNQYKVPVVPFGIGSSLEGHVLPIEGGITLDFTEMNKVLAINAEDFTVTVQPGVIRTQLNDEIRHTGLFFPIDPGAHASIGGMTSTRASGTNAVRYGTMRENVVSMKVVTAEGKVIRTSSRARKSSSGYDLTRLFVGSEGTLGIIVEVTVRVYPQPEAVTAAICNFPTLESAVQSVIEIMQSGVAIARVEFMDTRAVRAVNAYSKLTLKETPLLLFEFHGSETGVREQAEIVQEIAKDNGGMDFEWADKPEDRKRLWTARHNSHYSGLQLRPGSRSVATDVCVPISRLAECVSETAQELESMPFPYTIVGHVGDGNFHVQMLIDPDSREEWDMSENINRRLVSRAIRMDGTCSGEHGVGIHKMEFLKEEHGEDALQLMRLIKHAYDPNNIFNPGKLVSWDA; this is encoded by the coding sequence ATGACAGTTCTGGACCAGAAAGCCATTCGTTCCCTTCCCGAAGCAGCCATTGCTGCTTTCAGGGATCGCTTCGGCGACCGTTTTATTACTTCGATGGCGGTGCGTGAACACCACGGTACCGACGAGTCTCCGTACCCGGTGTGCCCGCCCGAAGCCGTTATTTTTCCGCGTGACACCGACGAAGTGGTGGATGCCGTTAAAATCTGCAATCAGTATAAAGTACCCGTCGTGCCGTTTGGTATTGGTTCATCGCTGGAAGGCCATGTGTTGCCCATCGAGGGCGGTATCACACTGGACTTTACCGAGATGAACAAGGTGCTGGCCATCAACGCAGAAGACTTCACCGTGACGGTGCAGCCCGGCGTGATCCGTACCCAGCTTAATGACGAAATCCGGCACACCGGTCTGTTTTTTCCGATAGACCCCGGCGCACATGCATCCATTGGCGGCATGACCAGCACGCGCGCCTCGGGCACCAACGCCGTACGCTACGGCACCATGCGCGAGAACGTGGTGTCCATGAAAGTGGTCACGGCCGAAGGCAAGGTGATTCGTACCAGCAGCCGCGCCCGCAAGTCTTCATCGGGCTACGACCTGACGCGTCTGTTTGTTGGCAGCGAGGGTACGCTGGGTATCATTGTTGAAGTGACCGTGCGTGTCTATCCGCAACCTGAAGCGGTCACGGCAGCCATCTGCAATTTCCCCACCCTGGAGTCGGCGGTGCAGTCGGTGATTGAAATCATGCAGTCGGGCGTAGCCATTGCCAGGGTCGAGTTCATGGATACGCGGGCAGTGAGGGCCGTGAATGCCTACAGCAAGCTCACGCTCAAGGAAACGCCCCTGTTGCTGTTCGAATTCCATGGCAGCGAAACCGGTGTACGTGAACAGGCCGAGATCGTGCAGGAAATTGCCAAAGATAATGGCGGAATGGACTTCGAATGGGCTGACAAGCCCGAAGACCGCAAGCGCCTTTGGACAGCGCGCCATAATTCACATTATTCCGGCCTGCAATTGCGTCCCGGTTCACGCTCGGTCGCCACCGATGTATGCGTGCCGATTTCGCGACTGGCCGAGTGCGTGAGCGAAACAGCCCAGGAACTTGAAAGCATGCCCTTTCCGTACACTATCGTCGGACACGTGGGCGATGGCAATTTCCACGTGCAGATGCTGATTGACCCTGACAGCCGTGAGGAATGGGATATGTCTGAAAACATCAATCGCCGGCTGGTATCGCGTGCGATTCGCATGGACGGCACCTGCTCGGGTGAGCACGGCGTGGGCATTCACAAAATGGAATTCCTGAAAGAAGAACATGGTGAGGATGCGCTGCAATTGATGCGGTTGATCAAGCATGCTTATGATCCGAATAATATCTTCAATCCGGGTAAACTGGTTTCCTGGGATGCATAA
- a CDS encoding IlvD/Edd family dehydratase has translation MSTSEKKPLRSRRWFDNPANPGMTALYIERYMNYGITREELQSGKPIIGIAQTGSDLSPCNRHHMDLATRVRDGIRDMGGIPLEFPVHPIQETGKRPTAALDRNLAYLGLVEILHGYPLDGVVLTTGCDKTTPACLMAAATVNIPAIVLSGGPMLDGWWKGKLAGSGTVVWDARKRLSAGEIGYDEFMNNVASSAPSVGHCNTMGTALSMNSLAEALGMSLPGCAAIPGPYRERGWMAYETGRRIVDMVRENLRPSDIMTQAAFENAVVAAAALGGSSNCPIHMVAIARHMGVDHTLADWQRLGPDIPLLVDCQPAGRFLGEAFHRAGGVPAVMKELLDAGKVNGAAMTVTGKTLAENLAAVPAPDREVIRAYATPLKEAAGYVVLTGNLFDNAVIKTSVIDEKFRARFLSDPAHPNVMDLKAFVFEGPEDYHDRIEDPALGIDEKSILVIRNSGPVGYPGGAEVVNMQPPAYLLNKGIDTLPTMGDGRQSGTSASPSILNVSPESVVGGGLALLRTGDTVRVDLNTCRVDVLIADEELEARRAAWVKPELLNMTPWEEIYRGMVGQQGDGACLESATAYVDIIQTRGESRDNH, from the coding sequence ATGTCTACGTCAGAAAAAAAGCCTTTGCGCAGCCGCCGGTGGTTTGATAATCCGGCCAACCCAGGCATGACTGCCCTGTATATCGAACGCTATATGAATTACGGTATTACCAGGGAGGAGTTACAGTCGGGCAAGCCGATTATCGGCATTGCCCAAACGGGTTCCGATCTGTCGCCCTGCAATCGTCACCATATGGATCTGGCAACCCGGGTGCGCGATGGCATTCGTGATATGGGGGGCATTCCGCTGGAGTTTCCGGTACACCCTATTCAGGAAACCGGCAAGCGACCGACCGCAGCCCTGGATCGCAACCTGGCGTATCTGGGCCTGGTTGAAATCCTGCACGGCTATCCACTGGATGGTGTCGTGCTCACTACCGGCTGCGACAAAACCACGCCGGCATGCCTGATGGCAGCGGCCACGGTCAATATTCCTGCCATCGTACTGTCGGGCGGCCCTATGCTCGACGGTTGGTGGAAAGGCAAGCTGGCGGGTTCCGGCACGGTTGTGTGGGATGCCCGCAAGCGTCTGTCCGCCGGTGAAATCGGCTATGACGAATTCATGAATAATGTGGCTTCCTCCGCGCCGTCGGTGGGTCACTGCAATACCATGGGCACGGCGTTGTCCATGAACTCCCTGGCTGAAGCCCTCGGCATGTCATTGCCAGGCTGCGCGGCCATTCCAGGACCCTATCGCGAGCGCGGCTGGATGGCCTACGAAACCGGCCGTCGCATTGTTGATATGGTCCGGGAAAATCTGCGTCCATCCGATATCATGACCCAGGCTGCGTTTGAGAACGCTGTGGTTGCCGCCGCAGCACTGGGCGGATCATCCAACTGTCCGATTCATATGGTGGCCATTGCCCGTCATATGGGTGTGGATCACACGCTGGCAGACTGGCAGCGTCTGGGACCGGATATTCCGTTACTGGTAGACTGTCAGCCGGCAGGGCGCTTTCTTGGGGAAGCGTTCCACCGTGCCGGAGGCGTTCCGGCAGTGATGAAAGAGCTGCTGGATGCCGGCAAAGTGAACGGCGCCGCCATGACTGTAACCGGCAAGACGCTGGCTGAAAATCTGGCCGCCGTCCCCGCCCCGGATCGTGAGGTGATTCGCGCTTACGCGACACCGCTTAAAGAGGCGGCTGGTTACGTTGTGCTGACCGGTAATCTGTTTGACAACGCGGTCATCAAAACCAGCGTGATCGATGAAAAATTCCGCGCCCGCTTCCTGTCCGATCCGGCGCACCCTAACGTGATGGATCTGAAAGCATTTGTTTTCGAAGGGCCTGAGGATTATCACGATCGTATTGAAGATCCGGCATTGGGCATTGATGAAAAATCCATTCTGGTGATTCGCAACAGCGGTCCGGTAGGCTATCCGGGGGGCGCAGAAGTGGTCAATATGCAGCCGCCTGCGTATCTGCTTAACAAGGGCATTGATACGCTGCCAACCATGGGTGACGGCCGCCAGAGCGGTACCTCCGCCAGTCCATCCATTCTGAACGTTTCGCCTGAATCGGTGGTAGGGGGCGGGCTGGCCTTGCTGCGTACCGGCGATACCGTACGGGTCGACCTGAATACCTGTCGGGTGGATGTATTGATTGCCGATGAAGAACTGGAGGCACGACGTGCAGCCTGGGTGAAACCGGAGCTGCTGAACATGACGCCGTGGGAAGAAATCTACCGCGGTATGGTGGGTCAGCAGGGCGATGGTGCATGCCTGGAATCCGCAACAGCGTATGTGGATATCATCCAGACGCGCGGCGAATCACGCGATAATCATTAA
- a CDS encoding TRAP transporter substrate-binding protein encodes MKRLKKTVASLTAVALLGMGSAAVWAKDIKPRIIRFGYGLADDSPTGKASAHFAEVVSKLSDGKMKVKTFGNGALGPDEQLINSLISGSGEITFVSTAPIASLIPEFGVFDLPFLFDNEKVADTVLDGPEGKKLLDKLPAKGLIGLNYWENGFRNITNSRHEISKLDDIGGIKLRVMQNQVALSVFKGLGANAIPMPFTELFTALETKTVDGQENPLSTIQTSKFYEVQPYLTLSNHVYTPFVFLASKKWFDQLSQDEKDVITQAAADSQAFQRKASRQGNEDALKYLKEHNVKVAEFSTEEREKIREKVAPIVESLKAKIGKETVEGVLDAAKKASGA; translated from the coding sequence ATGAAACGATTGAAAAAGACAGTTGCAAGCCTGACAGCCGTCGCGCTGCTGGGCATGGGTTCGGCGGCCGTATGGGCCAAGGACATCAAGCCGCGCATTATCCGCTTTGGCTACGGTCTGGCCGATGACAGCCCGACCGGCAAGGCATCGGCACACTTTGCCGAAGTGGTCAGCAAACTGAGCGACGGCAAAATGAAAGTCAAGACTTTCGGCAATGGCGCCCTGGGACCTGATGAACAGTTGATCAATTCCCTGATCAGCGGCTCCGGAGAAATCACATTCGTGTCTACCGCACCGATTGCCAGCCTGATTCCTGAGTTCGGTGTATTTGACCTGCCCTTCCTGTTCGACAATGAAAAAGTCGCAGACACGGTACTGGACGGTCCTGAAGGCAAGAAACTGCTGGATAAACTGCCGGCCAAGGGCCTGATTGGTTTGAACTACTGGGAAAATGGCTTCCGCAATATCACCAACTCCCGTCATGAAATCTCCAAACTGGATGATATTGGCGGCATTAAACTGCGTGTGATGCAGAATCAGGTTGCCCTGAGCGTATTCAAGGGACTGGGTGCCAATGCGATTCCAATGCCGTTTACGGAACTGTTCACTGCGCTGGAAACCAAAACCGTAGATGGTCAGGAAAATCCGCTGTCCACCATCCAGACCAGTAAATTCTATGAAGTGCAGCCTTACCTGACACTCTCGAACCACGTTTATACGCCGTTTGTATTCCTTGCCTCCAAAAAATGGTTTGATCAGTTGTCTCAGGATGAAAAAGACGTGATCACACAGGCCGCGGCTGACAGCCAGGCATTTCAGCGTAAAGCCAGCCGTCAGGGCAACGAAGATGCACTTAAATATCTGAAAGAGCACAACGTTAAAGTTGCCGAGTTTTCAACCGAAGAAAGAGAGAAAATTCGTGAAAAAGTGGCCCCCATTGTGGAAAGCCTGAAAGCGAAGATCGGCAAGGAAACCGTTGAAGGTGTTCTGGACGCAGCCAAAAAGGCTTCCGGTGCCTGA
- a CDS encoding TRAP transporter large permease subunit, with protein sequence MTVTIFLSVLLGFMAFGMPIAFALLLSAIGLMFYLDFFDVQILAQNMLAGADNFSLMAVPLFMLAGEAMNAGGMSRRMVALASTLVGHVHGGLGYVAIMASVLLAALSGSAVADSAALAAMLVPMLRNRGYDLKQSCGLIAAGGIIAPIIPPSISFIIFGVATNISVTKLFMAGIVPGLLMGLTLVMVWTFVARRSTSFKPFPKEPWPVRMKALRESGWALVLPVIIIGGLRFGIFTPTEAAAVAAVYALFVGMVIYREIKPGHLMKLLVNAATTTSVVMFLVAAALVTSYMITLADLPKELISLLGPLVDSPTLLMIVLVILLTLVGTAMDLTPTILILAPVLMPVIKEAGIDPTYFGVIFIMVGCAGLLTPPVGTVLNVVCGVARIRMEDIIKGVWPYVAAYTLLILLLVIFPQIVTVPMNWFY encoded by the coding sequence ATGACCGTAACCATCTTTCTTTCCGTACTGCTCGGCTTTATGGCATTTGGCATGCCAATCGCATTTGCGCTGCTGCTGTCGGCCATCGGCCTGATGTTCTATCTGGACTTCTTTGATGTGCAGATCCTGGCGCAGAATATGCTGGCCGGCGCCGACAATTTCTCCCTTATGGCTGTTCCTTTGTTCATGCTGGCTGGCGAAGCCATGAATGCCGGCGGCATGTCGCGCCGCATGGTGGCCCTGGCCAGTACGCTGGTGGGTCACGTGCATGGCGGGCTGGGCTATGTTGCGATTATGGCAAGTGTGTTGCTGGCCGCACTCTCGGGTTCGGCCGTGGCCGATTCGGCAGCCCTGGCCGCCATGCTGGTGCCCATGCTGCGCAATCGCGGCTATGATCTGAAACAGTCTTGCGGCCTGATTGCAGCCGGTGGCATTATTGCACCCATCATTCCGCCTTCCATTTCGTTTATTATTTTCGGTGTGGCGACCAATATCTCGGTTACCAAGCTGTTCATGGCCGGTATTGTACCGGGATTGCTGATGGGCCTAACTCTGGTCATGGTATGGACGTTTGTCGCACGCCGCTCAACCAGCTTCAAGCCTTTTCCCAAGGAACCCTGGCCTGTCAGGATGAAGGCATTGCGTGAATCGGGCTGGGCATTGGTGTTGCCTGTCATCATCATCGGCGGTCTGCGTTTCGGTATTTTCACGCCGACCGAGGCGGCCGCAGTGGCGGCGGTTTATGCGCTGTTCGTGGGCATGGTGATCTATCGCGAAATCAAGCCAGGTCACTTGATGAAATTGCTGGTTAATGCCGCGACCACCACCAGTGTGGTGATGTTCCTGGTCGCAGCCGCACTGGTCACTTCTTATATGATCACCCTGGCCGATTTGCCCAAGGAACTGATCTCCCTGCTGGGGCCGTTGGTAGACTCGCCTACGCTGCTGATGATTGTGCTGGTGATCTTGCTCACGCTGGTGGGCACGGCCATGGACCTGACGCCAACGATTCTGATCCTGGCGCCGGTGCTGATGCCGGTCATCAAGGAAGCCGGTATTGATCCGACGTACTTCGGGGTGATCTTCATCATGGTCGGTTGCGCCGGCCTGCTGACACCACCGGTAGGAACCGTGCTGAATGTGGTCTGCGGTGTTGCCCGCATTCGCATGGAAGACATCATCAAGGGGGTCTGGCCTTACGTGGCCGCCTACACCCTGCTGATTCTGTTGCTTGTGATTTTCCCGCAGATTGTCACGGTACCGATGAACTGGTTCTATTGA
- a CDS encoding TRAP transporter small permease produces MTILESPVFQSVAAITRTAEKALTYVLGLCVLVMLLLVFGNVVLRYGFNSGITISEEVARMSFVWLIFLGTVIAFRTKQHLGVNMLLDRLPIMAQKIIHILRQLVIMWILWLLMQGGWDQMVIGANTALPVTGWSQALFSGMVWFSAIAMFVLAIGDIAIAIMTPADRSYQHRFRTAVDSVEDME; encoded by the coding sequence ATGACGATACTGGAAAGCCCTGTTTTCCAATCGGTAGCAGCAATCACCAGGACAGCCGAAAAAGCCCTGACCTATGTATTGGGGCTTTGCGTGTTGGTGATGCTGTTGCTGGTGTTCGGCAACGTTGTGCTCAGGTACGGCTTTAACTCGGGTATTACCATTTCCGAGGAAGTCGCCCGGATGTCCTTTGTCTGGCTGATTTTCCTGGGTACAGTCATCGCGTTTCGCACCAAGCAGCATCTGGGTGTAAACATGCTGCTGGACCGCCTGCCGATCATGGCGCAGAAAATCATTCATATCCTGCGCCAGCTCGTCATCATGTGGATACTCTGGCTGCTGATGCAGGGCGGCTGGGATCAAATGGTGATTGGCGCCAACACGGCGCTGCCGGTCACGGGCTGGTCGCAGGCCCTGTTCAGCGGCATGGTGTGGTTCAGTGCGATAGCGATGTTTGTGCTGGCCATAGGCGATATCGCGATCGCCATTATGACGCCGGCGGATCGCAGCTATCAGCACCGTTTCAGAACCGCAGTCGACAGCGTCGAAGATATGGAATAA
- a CDS encoding SDR family NAD(P)-dependent oxidoreductase: MSQNSLQNRVAVITGGARGIGLAAAKRMLESGASVALWDLDAARLEQSRQQLEALGKVTAHALDLTDLAAVEKAAEDTVQQHGKVDILVNNAGITGGNAVTWELDPAVWQQVVQTNLMAPYYTCRVLVPAMLKNGYGRIVNIASIAGKEGNPNASHYSASKAGLIGLTKSLGKELAERNILVNAITPAAARTEIFDSMSQEHIDYMLSKIPMKRFLAVDEAASMICWLASEECAFSTGAVFDLSGGRATY, translated from the coding sequence ATGAGTCAGAACAGTTTACAGAACCGCGTTGCCGTCATTACCGGCGGCGCACGCGGTATTGGCCTGGCCGCCGCAAAGCGCATGCTGGAGTCTGGCGCCTCGGTTGCGCTGTGGGATCTGGATGCGGCCAGGCTTGAGCAATCGCGCCAGCAACTGGAGGCACTGGGCAAGGTAACGGCACATGCGCTGGACCTGACCGATCTGGCTGCGGTAGAAAAAGCCGCCGAAGATACGGTGCAGCAGCATGGCAAGGTTGATATTCTGGTGAACAACGCCGGCATTACCGGTGGCAATGCCGTGACCTGGGAACTGGACCCGGCCGTATGGCAACAGGTGGTACAGACCAACCTGATGGCACCTTACTATACCTGCCGTGTGCTGGTACCCGCCATGCTGAAAAACGGCTACGGTCGCATTGTGAATATCGCTTCAATTGCCGGCAAAGAAGGCAATCCGAATGCATCGCATTACAGTGCTTCCAAAGCCGGCCTGATCGGGCTGACCAAATCGTTGGGCAAAGAACTGGCCGAGCGCAATATTCTGGTGAATGCCATTACGCCTGCAGCGGCCAGGACTGAAATCTTCGATTCAATGTCACAGGAACATATTGATTATATGTTGTCCAAAATCCCCATGAAGCGGTTCCTTGCCGTGGATGAGGCGGCCTCCATGATTTGCTGGCTGGCGTCTGAAGAATGTGCATTCAGCACTGGTGCGGTATTTGATCTGTCTGGTGGACGGGCAACCTATTGA
- a CDS encoding Ldh family oxidoreductase, translating into MNHTLQQQAGERYDADALREFAQALLVAAGVSDEIARNVAEVLLDGDLLGHTTHGLALLNPYLQQIEQGKMSKQGSAEVLSDKGASLLLNGQRLPGPWLVNQAIDMLLPRARQYGTATAVIRQSHHIACLASYLLRAVREKMLIVLSCSDPSGQSVAPFGGTRAVFTPNPIAIGIPSASPFLVDISASITTNGMSGRLAKAGKQFDEEWLIDSTGKPTRDPAVLSQDPPGTILPLGGLSVGHKGFGLALLIEALTGGLAGYGRADNVQGWGATVFVSLYDPAAFGGEDAFLRQMDWIADACRNNPPREGFDNVRMPGDRGLALYEQQKQNGVLLHPSITPLLRESAQNYGISMPATL; encoded by the coding sequence ATGAACCACACGTTACAACAACAGGCTGGCGAACGCTATGATGCCGACGCATTGCGCGAATTTGCACAGGCGCTGCTGGTTGCAGCCGGCGTCTCGGATGAGATTGCACGCAATGTGGCCGAGGTGCTGCTCGATGGCGATCTGCTGGGCCACACCACGCACGGGCTGGCACTGCTCAACCCCTACCTGCAGCAGATTGAACAAGGCAAGATGAGCAAGCAGGGCAGCGCCGAGGTGCTGTCCGATAAAGGCGCATCACTGCTGCTGAACGGGCAGCGTCTGCCGGGACCGTGGCTGGTAAATCAGGCCATTGATATGCTGCTGCCGCGCGCACGCCAATATGGCACCGCTACTGCTGTCATTCGTCAAAGCCATCACATCGCCTGCCTGGCCAGTTATCTGTTGCGGGCAGTTCGGGAAAAGATGCTGATTGTGCTGAGCTGTTCTGACCCCTCGGGCCAGAGTGTGGCGCCGTTTGGCGGTACCCGCGCCGTTTTCACCCCGAATCCAATTGCAATTGGCATACCGTCAGCGTCGCCCTTTCTGGTTGATATTTCAGCGTCGATCACCACCAACGGTATGAGTGGTCGTCTGGCCAAGGCCGGCAAGCAATTCGACGAAGAATGGCTGATTGACAGCACCGGCAAACCAACGCGTGATCCTGCCGTACTGTCGCAAGACCCGCCAGGCACCATCCTGCCACTGGGCGGCCTGTCGGTAGGGCACAAGGGTTTCGGTCTGGCACTGCTGATCGAAGCGCTGACCGGCGGCCTGGCTGGCTACGGCAGAGCCGACAACGTCCAGGGCTGGGGTGCAACCGTGTTTGTGAGCCTGTATGACCCCGCCGCTTTCGGGGGCGAAGACGCGTTCCTGCGCCAGATGGACTGGATCGCCGATGCCTGCCGCAACAATCCGCCTCGCGAAGGTTTTGACAATGTACGCATGCCTGGCGACCGCGGCCTGGCATTGTATGAACAGCAGAAGCAAAACGGCGTTCTTCTGCATCCCTCTATTACGCCACTGTTGCGGGAATCTGCACAAAACTATGGCATCAGCATGCCAGCCACACTTTAA